The following is a genomic window from Acidisarcina sp..
CCCGGTGGTGGGCTTCATCGAGGCGGGCGCACAGGATCCCAACGTCGTCACCATCAAGCAGACGCTCTACCGCACCAGTTCCGACTCGCCCATGTTCCAGGCGCTCACGCGGGCCGCGCAGACCAAGGAGGTGACGGTCGTCGTGGAGTTGATGGCGCGCTTCGACGAGGCCTCCAATATCCGCTGGGCACGCGATCTGGAGGATGCGGGAGTGCAGGTCTTCTATGGCATTGTCGGCCTGAAGACGCACTGCAAGCTCGCCATGCTGGTGCGCCACGATCCCGATGGAGTGACCCGGCGCTATTGCCACCTGGGCACGGGGAATTACAACCCCGACACCGCCCGTTTTTATACCGACATCAGCCTGCTCACGACAGACCCTGAGATTACGGCGAGCGTCCACAGCGTCTTCAACTATCTCACCGCTCACTCGGAGTCGGACGACTACTGCCCGCTGCTCGTCGCGCCGCTTACCCTCGCCGAAAGCTTGACCCGCATGATCCATCGCGAGGCCGAAAACGCCGCCGCAGGCAAACCCGCCTTCATCATCGCCAAGATGAACTCCCTCTTGGAGCACGGCATCATCGAGGCGCTCTATGAAGCATCCCAGGCAGGGGTACAAATCGACCTCATTGTCCGCGGCATCTGCTCTCTGCGCCCGGGGATGAAGCGGATCAGCGAAAATATCCGCGTCCGCTCCATCGTGGGCCGCTTCCTCGAGCACAGCCGCATCTTTTACTTCTACAACGACGGAAAAGAGGACATCTACTGCGGCTCCGCCGACTGGATGCCCCGCAATTTCTTCGAACGCTGCGAGGTGGTCTTCCCCGTCAAGGATCCCTTGCTCAAAGCGCGTCTACGCCACGAAATCCTCGCCGCTTATCTCGCCGATACCGAGAAATCGCGGCTGATGCAGCCGGATGGCTCCTACATTCGCGCTCGCGATGGCGCTGCCCACCCCTTCAACGTCCAGGAATTTCTCATGCGCCTTGCCGAGGGCAAGGAGAGCATCGAGAGCATCCCCAAGGTCACCCCGCCTGCACCCCATAAAACACGGCAGAAGACCCCAAAGACAGTCAACGTTTAGGCTGCATCCCTGCTGAATCGCAATCGGCCGGGAGGGGGAGGAGTGGGGAGGGCTCTGGCCGGGGCTTCTCTGCAAGCGCGGCACTCTGTATTCCCTGCCCGACAATTGTTACAATTGTGTGAATATGGCTCCCCGTTTTCTGCGAGGGAGTCCTCCCGGACGATTCCCTTCCCGTGAGAGAAGTTGAGGACCATGAACCTGTACGTGCTTCGCCATGCAAGCGCCGGCACACGACGCATCAATCCCAAGCTGGACGTCAAACGCCCCCTGGACAGAGACGGGAAACAGCAGTGCATGATGCTCGGGCGCTATCTGAATGCGCTCAATCTGCAGTTTGACGTAATTGCCTCCAGCCCTCTCAAGCGCTCGTTACAGACCGCTTCGATGGTGGGCACCGAGACCGGCTACGAGGCGAAGGTTATGGTAGCGGAGGCGCTCAGTCCTTCGGCCACCTTCGCGTCTTTCAAGCAGCTGCTCGATGAGCTCTCGCACTACGAAAATGTGCTGGTGGTGGGCCACAACCCGAATTTGCAGAACTTTCTCAGCGCGCTCGTCGGCCTGAACGGACGCACCTGCTTCAGACTGCGCAAGGCTGGCATGGCGCGGCTCGACTGCACCCGCCGGCCGGCGACAATGTTCTGGATGGTCGAGCCTCGCCTTCTGCGCTCGATCTACACCAGCGTTACAAAGAGTTCGCGCCGGAAGACCTCGCGGAAATAATCTGCCTCCTTGCGCAGCGACCACAGTTCCAGCTCCGCGCCGGTGCGCCCCGGGCTTAACTCCAGCAAAACCCGCTTGGGATACACCCGAGTCGTCACCTTCAACACATCGCTGGCCCGGTCCTGATTGAGCGCCATCGCCAGCCGTAACAGCACGACGGCGCGCTTCACCCTTTCATGCTCCTCAATCGGAATGGGCCGCATCGCCCGGTCCGCCGGGGTCGGCCTCGATTTGCCCAGGTACCGCGCAATCGCAGAGATGATGGTCCGCTGCGCGACGTTGAAGCCATAGATCTCCGAATGGGCCACGATGTACTGCGCGTGACGATGGTGCCCCTGGTAGTTGAGGAACTTGCCCACGTCCCGCAACATGGCCGCCGCCTCCAGCCAATGCCGGTATTCGGGAGGCATCTCATGCACCCGCTCCAGATCGCGAAAGAGCTGGACAGCGTGCTGGCGGACCGGCTCTGCCTGCTTCGGATCTACTCCATAGGATCGGCAGGTAGCCAGAACACTCTCCCACCGCTCCCGCTCGAACTCCTGATGCACGACCGTTCGCGAGTCCTGCTCGGCCACCATCTGCGCCAGAATGCCGTCCCGGAGCCCGAGAGGCGAGTAAGAAAATCCTCGCAGACCGAAGTGCTCCAGAATGTCGGCGTAGACATGCGCTCCTGCGATGATGATCTCCGAACGGCGTGGCCCAATGCCCGGAACCATGGCTCGCTGCTGGTTGGACATGCGCGAGAGGCGCGTAGCGAGACGGCGCACCGCGCTTGTCGCCGTCACCTCCTCCGTTTTGCCCACGCTGGACTTTGCCGCAGCGCCGTTCTTGCTCCCCTTCTTGATCCCGTTTTTACTCAGGGATCGGCTTGCGTCGGCCAGCGCTGCCGCGGTCCCGGAGGTCGCAATGACCCGCGCTACACGAGTCGCATCAATTCGGCGTGTCGCGCGGCGCAGCTCCCGCTCGATGTACTGCCGCATGCGGGCAATATCCTCGGGAGCGGGCAGGTCTGCCGGCAGAAACTCCTGGGTCAAGCGCACCGCACCCAGCGGCAGGCTCATCGTCTCCTTGATGCGGTTGTGCTCGGAGAGGGAAATTTCACAGCTCCCGCCGCCCAGGTCCAGCAGAAGGGTGCGTCCCCTGGTCAGCGGATCGCCGCTCATCACTCCGCGGTGGATCAGGCGGCCCTCTTCCAGCCCGGAGATGACCTCAAGCTCCCAGCCCGTCTCCGACTTGACCCATGCGCGAAACGCCTGTGCGTTACGGGCATCGCGCAGAGCCGCGGTGCCAACCGCACGCACCCAATCCGCCCCGAAGGACTGCACCGACCGCTGAAAGCGCTTGAGGGCGCGAAGCGTTTGCGCCATGGCGTCTGGGGAGATTAAGCCGGTGCTGAAGACGCTGCCCCCCAGCCGCGTCACCTCACGATCCTCGTGCAGAACCTTCAGGCGGTGTTGCACCACCCGCGCAATCTTCAGCCTGCAGGAGTTGGAACCTATATCGATGGCAGCAAAGATCTGCATCCGCTCAGTCATGCCTCAGAAGAAAAATTATTCTCTGGAAAGCACCATACACCCTCCGCCGCAAACAAAGCTCGGCGAAGGTTGCACTGCCCGAAAACAAGGATTAGAGACAAGGATTGGAAACAAGGATTGAGAACAAGGATCGGAGATCGGAGACAAGGATCGCGAGGAGCGTAAAGACACAGCGCATGAGCGCTTCTAAGGCTCATACACGGTGCAGGGCGCGCCACTCGCCCACCAGTCTGCCCCGCATTCGCTCCGTCACGCGCTTCGCTTCCTGAAAGCTGCGGCTCACCTCTACTGCCAGCATCGCGGTAAGCTCCTGCCCCGCGTCGCCCAGAGCAATGTGCACCTCCTCTGCAAGGCATAGCCAGTCGTGCCAGTCCCCGATGGCGTCCTGAATCCGCTTGATGGCTCGACCCACCGCCTTGGCATGGGCATCGTCGCCGCCCGCCTCGGTTATATAGCGAGCCTTCTTCGCTCCTTTGCGGAAGTCGTGCAGGTTGGCAGCGTCCAGCAGGGGCATCTTGTCGGAGAGCTCGACAAAAGCATCCAGCGCCGCCTGCGCCACTCTTCGAACCGCTATCCCGCGGCCATGCCGCGTCTGCCACGAGGTGGCGAAACCGGCTGCCAGGCCGTCCAGCTTTTCCAGCCGCCGTGCAATCTGCCGGGTCAGATCCCGGGCACGCTCCTCGCGAGCGCACTCCAGCCAGGCATCCAGCTTTTTCGCCTGGACCTGGAGTGCCTGCTCAGCCTCGGGAGTGGCCGCCTGCCGCTCGACCTCACTCTGCTCCATACGGGAATGCTCTTTTTCTCCGGCTTTCCCGACTCCGGCAAATTTTTCAATCAGCTCGCGATGCACGTCCAGATCGCGCACCGGGCCGGCAGCCCGGCGAATCTTCTTCAACTGCCGCCGCCACCTGTCCGCAGCGTCCGTCAGCTCAGGATTTCCTTCAGGAACCTCGCGCAGGAGCACGTCGACCATGGCCTCCACGCGGCGGGTGCCGGTGCGAACCCGATGCACCGTCTCAACTTCAGAGTCTTCAAGGCACTTCTCCAGGTCCTTCTTCCACTCCGAGGCGAGCCGGGAAAGGTGCGTCAGCCGCGGATCCGGTGCTCTTCGCCGAACGGGCTTGGCAACACGGTGCAGCCCCGGCGGAACCTTTTGCGACTCCCCGGGCGATTGCCTTTTGGCTGTGCTTCCTGGACTGGCGTTCATCGGATTCTCAGACATCACTGATATTCTGCTACTTGAGCACCAAAACGACCGAATTCATGTCAAAACATTCTTCTTCTGCCGAATACACCGAGCTA
Proteins encoded in this region:
- the ppk1 gene encoding polyphosphate kinase 1, encoding MTTVQIRRKKLFISRDTSWLSFNRRVLEEAEDASNPLLERVKFLAITASNLDEFVEIRLAGIFQRIEDGYKDPGFDGLTPQETLDSVAGDVQAFVAEQYRCWNQQLLPELSASGVRVLRWQDLTEEGRSYATAFYQREVDPLLTPITIDPAHPFPRVLNKALCVALLLRRKRKGTAGPVLGVVTIPRALPRLIPIPSEAGSFDFLFLHDLIERNAAGMYRGYEILSAAAFRVTRNSNLYLQEEEARSLLESVRTELHNRRKGDVVRLEIEQSADPEIIDRLRVNFELDEFQIFRTDGPVNLSRLMNLYSDTLRPDLKFHSFTPRAIHLSRNATDLFDDLRHRDILLHHPFDSYDPVVGFIEAGAQDPNVVTIKQTLYRTSSDSPMFQALTRAAQTKEVTVVVELMARFDEASNIRWARDLEDAGVQVFYGIVGLKTHCKLAMLVRHDPDGVTRRYCHLGTGNYNPDTARFYTDISLLTTDPEITASVHSVFNYLTAHSESDDYCPLLVAPLTLAESLTRMIHREAENAAAGKPAFIIAKMNSLLEHGIIEALYEASQAGVQIDLIVRGICSLRPGMKRISENIRVRSIVGRFLEHSRIFYFYNDGKEDIYCGSADWMPRNFFERCEVVFPVKDPLLKARLRHEILAAYLADTEKSRLMQPDGSYIRARDGAAHPFNVQEFLMRLAEGKESIESIPKVTPPAPHKTRQKTPKTVNV
- a CDS encoding histidine phosphatase family protein — encoded protein: MNLYVLRHASAGTRRINPKLDVKRPLDRDGKQQCMMLGRYLNALNLQFDVIASSPLKRSLQTASMVGTETGYEAKVMVAEALSPSATFASFKQLLDELSHYENVLVVGHNPNLQNFLSALVGLNGRTCFRLRKAGMARLDCTRRPATMFWMVEPRLLRSIYTSVTKSSRRKTSRK
- a CDS encoding Ppx/GppA phosphatase family protein — protein: MTERMQIFAAIDIGSNSCRLKIARVVQHRLKVLHEDREVTRLGGSVFSTGLISPDAMAQTLRALKRFQRSVQSFGADWVRAVGTAALRDARNAQAFRAWVKSETGWELEVISGLEEGRLIHRGVMSGDPLTRGRTLLLDLGGGSCEISLSEHNRIKETMSLPLGAVRLTQEFLPADLPAPEDIARMRQYIERELRRATRRIDATRVARVIATSGTAAALADASRSLSKNGIKKGSKNGAAAKSSVGKTEEVTATSAVRRLATRLSRMSNQQRAMVPGIGPRRSEIIIAGAHVYADILEHFGLRGFSYSPLGLRDGILAQMVAEQDSRTVVHQEFERERWESVLATCRSYGVDPKQAEPVRQHAVQLFRDLERVHEMPPEYRHWLEAAAMLRDVGKFLNYQGHHRHAQYIVAHSEIYGFNVAQRTIISAIARYLGKSRPTPADRAMRPIPIEEHERVKRAVVLLRLAMALNQDRASDVLKVTTRVYPKRVLLELSPGRTGAELELWSLRKEADYFREVFRRELFVTLV
- a CDS encoding CHAD domain-containing protein; the encoded protein is MSENPMNASPGSTAKRQSPGESQKVPPGLHRVAKPVRRRAPDPRLTHLSRLASEWKKDLEKCLEDSEVETVHRVRTGTRRVEAMVDVLLREVPEGNPELTDAADRWRRQLKKIRRAAGPVRDLDVHRELIEKFAGVGKAGEKEHSRMEQSEVERQAATPEAEQALQVQAKKLDAWLECAREERARDLTRQIARRLEKLDGLAAGFATSWQTRHGRGIAVRRVAQAALDAFVELSDKMPLLDAANLHDFRKGAKKARYITEAGGDDAHAKAVGRAIKRIQDAIGDWHDWLCLAEEVHIALGDAGQELTAMLAVEVSRSFQEAKRVTERMRGRLVGEWRALHRV